Within the Deltaproteobacteria bacterium genome, the region GGAGGAAAACTTCTTGTCAAGCCCTCCAGGAAAAGGGTAGTCTTGGCCACGGTCCCGGCCCTTGAAAGGATGGAGATTTCTCCCGATGATTTATGGGATCGGCGTGGATCTTGCGAATATCCGGCGAATCGAAAAGGTGCTTATCCGTTGGAAGGACCGTTTCATCAAGAGGGTTTATACCCCGGAGGAAGCGGCCCTCTGCCTCGGCAGGCCTTTTCCACCCTCGGCCTTCGCTCTTCGCTTCGCTGCTAAAGAGGCCTTCTCCAAGGCCCTTGGACTCGGGATGAAAAAAGGGGTGCGATGGAGAGACATCGAAGTCTATCACGCCCCCAGTGGAAAACCGGAGTTGAGGCTCCATGGGCGAAGCCTGGAGATCTGCCGGCGCAACGGGATCGAAAGGGTTCACCTGAGCCTGTCCGATGACGGCGAATACGGCGTGGCCATGGTGGTCCTGGAAACCGGTGCTTGGAAGCCGGGAGGTGTGTCTGCTTCGTGACTGAGAAGATCCTGATATGCCATTCCAATTCCGACAGTGAAACGGTGGAGTGGGGGGAAAGGATCGCCGCCTTTCTCAAGGAGGGGGATGTCCTGGCCCTCGTGGGAGAACTCGGGAGCGGAAAGACCTGGTTCACCAAAGGCATCGCCCGTGGACTGGGAACCGCTCCGGACCTGATTGTGACAAGCCCGTCCTTCGCCCTCGTAAATGAATACGAGGGCAGGTGTCCCATCTATCATATGGACCTTTTCCGCCTCCAGGGACCGGCGGAATTCTTCTCCTCCGGCCTGGAGGAATATCTTGATGCGGGTGGAGTCACGGTGGTGGAGTGGGCGGACCGCTGGCCGGAAATATTTCCGGAGTACGCCTTGAGAGTGACCTTTCGGATCATCGACGATCACCGGCGGGAGATCACCCTCTGGGGAAATCACCCGCGGTCCGTTTTAATCATCGAAAAAGTTGAAAAGGAGATGAACAGGGGATAGGCATGGCTCTCATCGTACAGAAATACGGCGGAACTTCGGTGGGGAGTATAGAAAAGATCAGGAAAGTGGCCGAGAGGGTCATCGAGTATTACAAGCAAGGGAACCGAATGGTCGTGGTCCTATCGGCCATGGCCGGGCAGACCGACGGCCTCATCAACCTGGCCCACGAAATGACCCCGGAACCGGACCCCAGGGAACTGGACGTATTAATGTCTACCGGAGAGCAGGTCAGCGTGGCTCTCTTCTCCATGGCGGTCAGGTCCATGGGTTACGAAGCCCGGTCCCTCCTGGGTTTCCAGGTGCCCATACACACGGACCCTGCTTATGGAAGGGCGCGAATCCAGGAGATCGACACGGAACGCATCCTCCGCGAAATCGAAAAAGGAACGATCGTGACGGTCGCCGGATTTCAGGGGCTGGACGAATACAATAACATCACCACTCTCGGACGGGGGGGGTCGGATACCACGGCCGTGGCCCTGGCAGCCGCCCTCAAGGCCGACGTGTGCGAGATCTTCACCGACGTTAACGGGGTTTATACGACCGATCCCAACGTCTGCCCAAAGGCCAGGAAGATGTCCATCATCTCCTATGACGAGATGCTGGAGATGGCCAGTATGGGGGCCAAGGTTCTTGAGATCAGGGCGGTCGAATTTGCAAAGAAGTTCAACGTACCCATTCATGTCAGATCAACCTTTACCAAGGAAAGGGGAACCATGGTAGTCGCAGAGACGAAAGATATGGAAAAAGTCCTGGTGTCCGCCGTGGCTTACAACAAAAACGAAGCGCGGGTCACCATAACCAAGGTGCCCGACAGGCCGGGCATTGCGGCCAAAATCTTCGAGCCTGTCGTGGAGTCCGGGATAGTCGTGGACATGATCGTCCAGAATACCAGTGTGGAGGAAGGAAAGACAGACCTCACCTTCACGGTTCCTAAGACGGACTTTTCCCAGACCATGAAGCTGGTGAAGGGGATAGCGGAGGATATCGGAGCGGAGAGGGTTCTCGGGGACGAGAATATTTCCAAGGTCTCCATTATTGGGGTAGGCATGAGGAACCACGCGGGCGTCGCCCAAAAGATGTTCAAGACCCTGGCCCGGGAAAATATCAACATCATCATGATCAGCACTTCGGAGATCAAGGTCTCCTGCGCCATCGAGGAAAAATACACCGAGCTGGCCGTCCGCGTTCTTCATGAGGTCTTCGGTCTCGAAAATGAGGACATCTGCGAGGAATCCTGAGGGCCGGGAAGGCCCCCTGCTCCTCCTGCTCCTTGTCCTGGCCCTCTGCTGCATCGAGAGTCTTTGCGGGCCGGGAGGATCCCCGGCCGGCAGGCGGGGATCCGTAATCGTCCAGCTCCGGGGCGAGATCGGGCGACCGGGTGTCTACTTTTTCGAAAACCCCCCTTCCTTGAAAGACCTGCTGAAGGCAGCTGGAATCGGGGAGATCCCGATCTCTTCCCCTGAATCCCAGAAAATCAGGCTCCTCTCTTCAGGGACACGGATCTTCCTCCGGGCCGAAGCCGGGGGTGTAATTTTCGAACAGGAAAAGATGTCGGCCTTTCACAGGGTCACCCTGGGGATTCCATTGTCTTTGAATCGGGAATCGGCTTATGGGCTTGCGGCCGTTCCGGGAATCGGTCCGGCGCTGGCCCGGGCCATCGTCATTGAGCGGAAGAAGAAGGGCGGATTTGCGGATCCGGAAGAGCTCAGGGAAGTTCCCGGCATCGACCGAAGGCTCCTTAAAAAGATCAAACCCTACCTCGGCCGATGATCACCGCTGGTGGAAAGATCGGTCAGAGGGATTACACATATTCCGAAACAGGGTACATCTGTGAAAAGGATCCAAGAAAAAATCCCTGACTGGGTGATGGGTCTCGGTATCACCCTTTTTTTCATCTTCATGGCGCTTACCGGGATTTTTGACTTCACGGAGCCTCTGGAGCTGAAAACCTTTGACCTAAGGGCACATCTCGCCGCCTCCGGGGAAAGGAATCCGGATATCGAACTGGTGGTCATTTCCGATGATGACCTGGACGACCTGGGACGCTTTCCATGGCCCCGGAACATCCTGGCCCGGGGAATCCGAAACCTTGCGCGGGCAGGGGCACGGGTCATCGCCCTCAACATCCTTTTCAGCGAACCCGAGGAAAGTGCCGGCCTTAGGGCGGTCCGGAAATTGAAAGAACAATACGAGGCCCTGGGACTGGCCCAGGAAGGGCCGGGGCTTTCTTTTTACGGGGCGTTGTCCAGCGCACTGGTCGATCTGAACAACGACAATAAACTATACCGGGCCATGAAAGAGGCGGGAAACGTGGTCCTCCCCGTCTACTTCGACACCGTAAGCGGCGGGATCGACGAGGAACCACCGCCCTTCATACTCCACCATGCCTTAAAGGAGATCAAGATTTCCGGGGATCCGGAGGCCCTCTCCTACATGATCCGCTTCCACAAGGTCAAACCCCTCCTTCCCGCCTTTGGGGAGGTGGCCGCGGGGATCGGGCATTTCAACCTTTTTCAGGACCGGGACGGATATGTCCGCCACCAGGTCCCTGTGGTGAGATACCTGGATCAATACACCTTCCCCTCCCTCGCCGTCGCCATAGTGCGTGTCTTCAAGGGTGTCCGTGACGGCGGGATCACCCTGATCCCCGGCCGGGGGATCCGCATGAAGGTGGGTCCTGAATCTATAACCTTTCCGGTGGTCGATTCCCGGATGCGCTGTCTGATCCGCTGGAGGAAAGGGCCGGGAGTCGCCTTTCACCGCACCCCCTTTTCCAGGGTGTATCGAAACGAGTTCCGGAAGGATCTATTCCGCGGCAAGATCGTCATCATCGGTCTCACTGCCCAAGGGCTTGAGCCCAAGCTGGTGACCCCCGTAGCGGCCACCCTTCCGGGCCTGGAAGTGGTGGCCAATTCGGTGGCCGATATCCTTGAGCGGCGATTCTTCACCCGGCCGGCCTGGGCGCCCCTCTTGGAACTCTTCGTCCTCCTGGTCTTCGGGCTTCATATCAGTTTCGTACTGCCAAGGATGAAGGCGGGAATGGGTGCGATTACAACCTTCACCCTTTTCCTGCTTTACGGCCTCCTGGGGAGCCTGCTCTTTTTCTCCCGGGACCTCTGGCTCAAGATCACCTCCCCCATGTTGCTTCTTTTGGTGGGTTATCTCCTCGTAGTATCCAAAAGATTCCTGGTGACCGAAAGGGCCAAAGACAAGGTGGAAGCGGACTCTATTGAAACCAACAAGATGCTCGGACTCTCCTTTCAGCAACAGGGGATGCTGGATCTGGCCCTTGAAAAATTCCGGAAACTTCCCCTGGAAGAAGAAGGGGTGAAGGACCTGCTCTACAACCTGGGCCTCGACTTCGAGCGCAAACGCCAATTCTCCAAGGCCTTGGCCACTTATCGCTTGATCGTAGGGGACGGCAAGGCTTTCAAGGACCTTGCCGAGAGAATACCCAGGCTGAAGGGGGCCGAGGCCACCTTGATTTTCGGAACCGGGGGCGTTTCTCATCCCGGGGATATCGGCGCGGACCTCACGGATTCCGGGGCCCGTCCCACCCTCGGGCGGTACGAAATCGTGGACGAACTCGGACGGGGTGCTATGGGGGTCGTGTACAAGGGTGAAGACCCCAAGATCCACCGCACCGTGGCCATCAAGACCCTGCGGCTTTCCGATTTCGAAGACAACGTGGTGGAGGAGGTAAAGGAGCGATTCTTTCGGGAGGCGGAATCCGCCGGACTCCTGACCCATCCGAACATCGTTACGATTTACGACTGCGGGGAAGAACAGGACCTGGCTTACATCGCCATGGAGTACCTTGATGGGGAAACCCTGGAAGAATTCGCCCGGAAAGACCGGCTCCTCCCCGTCAGGGAAACCCTTTCCATCGTGGCCCAGGTGGCTGAGGCCCTGGATTACGCTCACGGGCGTGGAGTAGTGCATAGGGACGTCAAACCGGCCAATATCATGCGCCTCAGGGATCACGGGTTCATAAAGGTTACGGATTTCGGCATCGCCCGCATCACCTCTTCCTCTAAGACCAAGACGGGTGTTGTCCTGGGGACTCCTTCATACATGTCGCCCGAGCAGATCTCGGGCAAGAAGGTGGACGGCCGGTCAGACATCTTTTCCCTCGGGATCGTCCTTTTCGAGATGCTCACGGGACAAAAGCCCTTTGAGGGTGAGGACCTGACCGCCCTCATGTACCAAATCGCCAGGGAACCCCACCCCGGTCCCCGCTCCATAAACCCCAGGATTCCGCCTGTGGTGGAGAAAATCATCGGTAAGGCACTGAAAAAGGACCCGGCTGAACGCTATCAGAGGGCGTCTCAAATGGCGGCCCATCTCTTGAAGGTTATCGCCAAGATGGACGAAATCGCGGCCAAGAAGGAAGGAGGACCCACAACCCGAAAACCAACGGGACCCTAGACCGGTTCCGGCCCCCTGGAGTGGAGGGACCCATGAGGCACCATGCCGCAGGGAAAACACATGTAGGCCTCGCGAGGAAGACCAACGAAGACAGTCTTCTCCTCGCTCCCGAATTGGGTCTATATGTGGTGGCCGACGGGCTGGGGGGACATATTGCCGGCGAGGTGGCGAGCCGGATGGTAATTGAAACCATGGCCGAATACTGGCGGAGGGTCAGGCACCACGAAGCTCCCGCACTCCAGGAAGACCTCGGTCCGGACCTGCCCAAGGAAGCCAGGCATCTCCTCAACTCCATCGCCATGAGCAACACCGTGGTCCATGAGGCCCAAAAGAGGGCCGAGTACCGCGGGATGGGTTCCACGGTCGCTGCCGTACTCGTGGAAAAAGACACTGTATGGTTGGCCAATGTGGGTGATAGCCCCATCTATCTTTTTGATCAGGGCCGGCTGATCCGGCTGTCGGAAGAGCATTCCGTGGAGGCCGAGGAGACCAACAAGGGTATGACCTATGGTCTCCAAATTCCCAGCCCTCTGCTCAAAAATATCCTGACAAGGGCCCTGGGCCTGAAGCCCGAGGTCCAGGCCTATATTCAACCTGTTCGTCCTGAGGCCGGCGACATGCTTCTGATCTGCTCGGACGGTCTGACCGACTACGTTACGGAGAAGGACATCCAGAAGACCCTTGCTGAGGAAGGACTGGACCCTGAGCAAAAGGTGGCGCGGCTTATCGATCTGGGGCTTGAAGGTGGAGGAGGAGACAACATCTCAGTGATTCTCCTGGTAATTCTCGAAGAGGGGAAATGGGGAAGATTCAAGAGGCGATTCTTGACCGGCACAAGATGAATCTTGCATAAACAATTTTGAATCAGTTAAAAAATTTAATGGAAATTCAACCATAAAAACATATTTATGAAGATACTTGGAATCGACACCTCCTGTGACGACACTTCCGCCGCCGTGGTGGAGGACGGGCGAGAGGTCCGCTCATGCGTGGTCCATTCCCAGGTCAGGCTCCATCACCCTTATGGCGGCGTGGTCCCGGAATTGGCCTCCCGGGAGCATCTCCGTAACCTGGTGCCGGTGGTGGAGGAGGCCCTCGCGAGGGCCGGGATCACTCCCGGGAACCTGGACGGCATTGCCGTGACCGTGGGACCCGGCCTGATCGGTTCACTGCTTGTAGGTCTTTACCATGCCAAGGCCCTGGCATACACCCATGGAATCCCGGTGGCGGGGATCAATCACCTGGAGGGGCACATCCTCTCCATCTTTCTGGAAAAACGGGCCCCCCGATTCCCCTTTGTGGCCCTCACAGTCTCCGGAGGACACACCTCGCTCTATTTCGTGGAGGGGTACGGGAGGTACCGTCAGATGGGCCAGACCCTGGACGATGCCGCTGGGGAAGCCTTTGACAAGGTGGCCAAAATCCTCGGTCTCGGATATCCCGGGGGCGTCGTGATCGAAAGGCTGGCACAGGAGGGTGACAGGGATCGGATACCTTTTCCAAGGGCTGTTTTGGGCCCCGACTCCCTCGATTTCAGCTTCAGCGGATTGAAAACCGCCGTATCCCTGTACGTGAAAGACTGGAAGGCAGAGGCCGGAAGAGACCGAGTTTCTATGGCCGACATCGCCGCCTCTTTCCAGGAAGCCGTCATCGACGTGCTGGCCATAAAGGCCCTGAGGGCCCTCCGGAAGACCGGGGCCCCTTCCTTGGTGATCGCAGGGGGCGTGGCCTGCAACCAGGCCTTGCGGGAACAAATTAAGAATCGGATTTCAGAAGCAGGGGCGGAGCTTTACTACCCCCGCCCATTGTACTGCACCGACAACGGGGCCATGATCGCCGCAGCCGGATACCACCGAATTCTGCACGGCGAGCGGGCCGGCCTGGAAGAAGACGTAAAGTCCA harbors:
- a CDS encoding holo-ACP synthase, whose translation is MIYGIGVDLANIRRIEKVLIRWKDRFIKRVYTPEEAALCLGRPFPPSAFALRFAAKEAFSKALGLGMKKGVRWRDIEVYHAPSGKPELRLHGRSLEICRRNGIERVHLSLSDDGEYGVAMVVLETGAWKPGGVSAS
- the tsaE gene encoding tRNA (adenosine(37)-N6)-threonylcarbamoyltransferase complex ATPase subunit type 1 TsaE; protein product: MLICHSNSDSETVEWGERIAAFLKEGDVLALVGELGSGKTWFTKGIARGLGTAPDLIVTSPSFALVNEYEGRCPIYHMDLFRLQGPAEFFSSGLEEYLDAGGVTVVEWADRWPEIFPEYALRVTFRIIDDHRREITLWGNHPRSVLIIEKVEKEMNRG
- a CDS encoding aspartate kinase, which codes for MALIVQKYGGTSVGSIEKIRKVAERVIEYYKQGNRMVVVLSAMAGQTDGLINLAHEMTPEPDPRELDVLMSTGEQVSVALFSMAVRSMGYEARSLLGFQVPIHTDPAYGRARIQEIDTERILREIEKGTIVTVAGFQGLDEYNNITTLGRGGSDTTAVALAAALKADVCEIFTDVNGVYTTDPNVCPKARKMSIISYDEMLEMASMGAKVLEIRAVEFAKKFNVPIHVRSTFTKERGTMVVAETKDMEKVLVSAVAYNKNEARVTITKVPDRPGIAAKIFEPVVESGIVVDMIVQNTSVEEGKTDLTFTVPKTDFSQTMKLVKGIAEDIGAERVLGDENISKVSIIGVGMRNHAGVAQKMFKTLARENINIIMISTSEIKVSCAIEEKYTELAVRVLHEVFGLENEDICEES
- a CDS encoding helix-hairpin-helix domain-containing protein — its product is MRTSARNPEGREGPLLLLLLVLALCCIESLCGPGGSPAGRRGSVIVQLRGEIGRPGVYFFENPPSLKDLLKAAGIGEIPISSPESQKIRLLSSGTRIFLRAEAGGVIFEQEKMSAFHRVTLGIPLSLNRESAYGLAAVPGIGPALARAIVIERKKKGGFADPEELREVPGIDRRLLKKIKPYLGR
- a CDS encoding CHASE2 domain-containing protein, which produces MKRIQEKIPDWVMGLGITLFFIFMALTGIFDFTEPLELKTFDLRAHLAASGERNPDIELVVISDDDLDDLGRFPWPRNILARGIRNLARAGARVIALNILFSEPEESAGLRAVRKLKEQYEALGLAQEGPGLSFYGALSSALVDLNNDNKLYRAMKEAGNVVLPVYFDTVSGGIDEEPPPFILHHALKEIKISGDPEALSYMIRFHKVKPLLPAFGEVAAGIGHFNLFQDRDGYVRHQVPVVRYLDQYTFPSLAVAIVRVFKGVRDGGITLIPGRGIRMKVGPESITFPVVDSRMRCLIRWRKGPGVAFHRTPFSRVYRNEFRKDLFRGKIVIIGLTAQGLEPKLVTPVAATLPGLEVVANSVADILERRFFTRPAWAPLLELFVLLVFGLHISFVLPRMKAGMGAITTFTLFLLYGLLGSLLFFSRDLWLKITSPMLLLLVGYLLVVSKRFLVTERAKDKVEADSIETNKMLGLSFQQQGMLDLALEKFRKLPLEEEGVKDLLYNLGLDFERKRQFSKALATYRLIVGDGKAFKDLAERIPRLKGAEATLIFGTGGVSHPGDIGADLTDSGARPTLGRYEIVDELGRGAMGVVYKGEDPKIHRTVAIKTLRLSDFEDNVVEEVKERFFREAESAGLLTHPNIVTIYDCGEEQDLAYIAMEYLDGETLEEFARKDRLLPVRETLSIVAQVAEALDYAHGRGVVHRDVKPANIMRLRDHGFIKVTDFGIARITSSSKTKTGVVLGTPSYMSPEQISGKKVDGRSDIFSLGIVLFEMLTGQKPFEGEDLTALMYQIAREPHPGPRSINPRIPPVVEKIIGKALKKDPAERYQRASQMAAHLLKVIAKMDEIAAKKEGGPTTRKPTGP
- a CDS encoding serine/threonine-protein phosphatase — encoded protein: MRHHAAGKTHVGLARKTNEDSLLLAPELGLYVVADGLGGHIAGEVASRMVIETMAEYWRRVRHHEAPALQEDLGPDLPKEARHLLNSIAMSNTVVHEAQKRAEYRGMGSTVAAVLVEKDTVWLANVGDSPIYLFDQGRLIRLSEEHSVEAEETNKGMTYGLQIPSPLLKNILTRALGLKPEVQAYIQPVRPEAGDMLLICSDGLTDYVTEKDIQKTLAEEGLDPEQKVARLIDLGLEGGGGDNISVILLVILEEGKWGRFKRRFLTGTR
- the tsaD gene encoding tRNA (adenosine(37)-N6)-threonylcarbamoyltransferase complex transferase subunit TsaD, coding for MKILGIDTSCDDTSAAVVEDGREVRSCVVHSQVRLHHPYGGVVPELASREHLRNLVPVVEEALARAGITPGNLDGIAVTVGPGLIGSLLVGLYHAKALAYTHGIPVAGINHLEGHILSIFLEKRAPRFPFVALTVSGGHTSLYFVEGYGRYRQMGQTLDDAAGEAFDKVAKILGLGYPGGVVIERLAQEGDRDRIPFPRAVLGPDSLDFSFSGLKTAVSLYVKDWKAEAGRDRVSMADIAASFQEAVIDVLAIKALRALRKTGAPSLVIAGGVACNQALREQIKNRISEAGAELYYPRPLYCTDNGAMIAAAGYHRILHGERAGLEEDVKSRFPIDSLPPI